A single Agromyces sp. CF514 DNA region contains:
- a CDS encoding FHA domain-containing protein — MVVPEFIVPPPGLIPDAPQPTTPDPALRPARADERTDSTVRALPGRALPTFTPVPNGPPAASVAVPESLRPAPAEAPAANALFELVSAAGETVELAGRVIVGRNPSADVTRPDARPIALVDPTRTVSKTHALVEVRQGRVVITDLHSTNGVAVQAAGGEPTVLDPGAPADVEPGSTLRLGDLALTLRRTTATTV, encoded by the coding sequence GTGGTCGTACCGGAGTTCATCGTTCCGCCGCCGGGGTTGATCCCCGACGCGCCGCAGCCAACCACGCCCGATCCGGCCCTGCGCCCGGCACGGGCCGACGAACGCACCGACAGCACGGTTCGCGCGCTGCCAGGGCGGGCCCTGCCGACCTTCACGCCGGTGCCGAACGGCCCGCCCGCGGCATCCGTCGCCGTGCCCGAATCGCTCCGCCCGGCCCCTGCCGAGGCGCCCGCCGCGAATGCGCTGTTCGAACTCGTCTCCGCGGCCGGCGAGACCGTCGAGCTCGCCGGCCGCGTCATCGTCGGTCGCAACCCGAGCGCCGACGTCACCCGGCCGGATGCCCGCCCGATCGCCCTGGTCGACCCGACCCGCACGGTCTCCAAGACCCACGCGCTGGTCGAGGTGCGGCAGGGGCGCGTCGTGATCACCGACCTGCACTCGACGAACGGCGTGGCGGTGCAAGCCGCCGGTGGCGAACCGACGGTGCTCGACCCGGGCGCGCCCGCCGACGTCGAGCCCGGATCCACGCTGCGGCTGGGCGACCTCGCCCTGACCTTGCGCCGCACCACCGCCACCACGGTGTAG
- the leuC gene encoding 3-isopropylmalate dehydratase large subunit codes for MNNSNATARPRTLAEKVWDAHLVKKGEDGTPDLIYIDLHLVHEVTSPQAFDGLRMAGRPVRRPDLTIATEDHNTPTLAIDKPIADLTSRTQIETLRRNAAEFGIRLHSLGDKEQGIVHVVGPQLGLTQPGITVVCGDSHTSTHGAFGAMAFGIGTSEVEHVMATQTLPLKAFKTMAINVEGTLRPGVTAKDIILAVIAKIGTGGGQGYVLEYRGSAIRALSMDGRMTICNMSIEAGARAGMVAPDQTTFDYLEGRAHAPQGEDWTAAVEYWKTLGTDEGAEFDAEVFIDADTLEPFVTWGTNPGQGVSLSETVPDPSAIEDQHERAAAERALEYMDLEAGTPLKDIRVDAVFMGSCTNSRIEDLRAFASIIEGKQKAEGVRVMVVPGSARVRLEAEAEGLDKVFEAFGAEWRFAGCSMCLGMNPDQLAPGERCASTSNRNFEGRQGKGGRTHLVSPLVAAATAIRGTLSSPWDLQTEGEAR; via the coding sequence ATGAACAACAGCAACGCAACCGCACGCCCGCGCACCCTGGCCGAGAAGGTCTGGGACGCCCACCTGGTGAAGAAGGGCGAGGACGGCACGCCCGACCTCATCTACATCGACCTCCACCTCGTGCACGAGGTCACGAGCCCGCAGGCCTTCGACGGACTGCGCATGGCCGGCCGCCCGGTGCGGCGTCCCGATCTCACGATCGCGACCGAGGACCACAACACCCCGACGCTCGCGATCGACAAGCCCATCGCCGATCTGACGAGCCGCACGCAGATCGAGACGCTGCGGCGCAACGCGGCGGAGTTCGGCATCCGCCTGCACTCGCTGGGCGACAAGGAGCAGGGCATCGTCCACGTCGTGGGCCCGCAGCTCGGCCTCACCCAGCCCGGCATCACGGTCGTCTGCGGCGACTCGCACACGTCGACGCACGGCGCGTTCGGAGCGATGGCGTTCGGCATCGGCACGAGCGAGGTCGAGCACGTCATGGCCACGCAGACGCTGCCCCTGAAGGCCTTCAAGACCATGGCGATCAACGTCGAGGGCACCTTGCGCCCCGGCGTCACGGCGAAGGACATCATCCTGGCCGTGATCGCGAAGATCGGCACCGGCGGCGGGCAGGGCTACGTGCTCGAGTACCGCGGCAGCGCGATCCGCGCACTGTCGATGGACGGTCGCATGACGATCTGCAACATGTCGATCGAGGCCGGCGCCCGTGCCGGCATGGTCGCGCCCGACCAGACCACGTTCGACTACCTCGAGGGCCGGGCGCACGCGCCCCAGGGCGAGGACTGGACCGCCGCCGTCGAGTACTGGAAGACCCTCGGCACCGACGAGGGCGCCGAGTTCGACGCCGAGGTCTTCATCGACGCTGACACGCTCGAGCCCTTCGTGACCTGGGGCACGAACCCCGGGCAGGGCGTCTCCCTCTCCGAGACCGTGCCCGATCCGTCCGCCATCGAGGACCAGCACGAGCGCGCCGCCGCCGAGCGCGCCCTCGAGTACATGGACCTCGAGGCCGGCACGCCGCTCAAGGACATCCGCGTCGACGCCGTATTCATGGGTTCGTGCACCAACAGTCGTATCGAAGACCTGCGCGCGTTCGCCTCGATCATCGAGGGCAAGCAGAAGGCCGAGGGCGTACGCGTCATGGTCGTGCCGGGTTCGGCCCGGGTCCGGCTCGAGGCCGAGGCCGAGGGCCTCGACAAGGTCTTCGAGGCGTTCGGCGCCGAGTGGCGCTTCGCGGGCTGCTCGATGTGCCTCGGCATGAACCCCGACCAGCTGGCTCCCGGCGAGCGCTGCGCATCCACCTCGAACCGCAACTTCGAGGGCCGGCAGGGCAAGGGCGGCCGCACGCACCTCGTCTCGCCGCTCGTCGCGGCGGCGACCGCGATCCGCGGCACGCTGTCGAGCCCGTGGGATCTGCAGACCGAAGGAGAGGCGCGCTGA